TTGTTATGGCGATATTAAGGGAGCATAAACGCATTTTAAGTTCAGAAAGATCATCTAAACTTTCTTGTTCAATGACAAGAAATAAATTATTACTTGTCAGATAAGCCTCATTGACGCATTCCATTTCCAATATCTCTTCTAATATCTTTTCTAATAACTCTCCTTTGTCGCCGGGGATTTTATTCCTAATCGTTATAATTACATTCATTTTTTATGTTTGACCTCTTCAATTTTTATTGGTTTTGGCTCATAAAATCAGAAAAATCAATTCTGGGTATTTTATTTTTCAGGAGCTACCCTGATAAGATATAACAAAAAACAGTCCGAGTCAACAAAAAACAGAGGGTATGATCTGCAGCCTCTGTTTTTAAACTTCCCTGATATTGGCGCCGAGATGGCGTAGTTTTTTTACCAAATCTTCGTGTCCGCGGTTGATTTGAGAAACGCCACTTACAATACTCTCTCCCTTTGAAGTCAAAGCCGCTAAAACTAAAGCTGCGCCCGCTCTGATATCAGACGAGATCATTTTATTGCCTCCCAGAAGCGTTCTTTTCCCAAAAATTAAAGCTCGGTGAGGGTCGGTAACTTCAATGTCAGCCCCCATCTTCCTTAATTCCTGCATATAAAGAAATCTGTTCTCGTAAAGCGGTTCGTGGATTAAACTTTTCCCTTCGGCTTGAGTGAGGAGAACTGAAATGTGTGGCTGGAGGTCGGTTGGAAATCCCGGATAAGGGAGAGCTTGTATTTTTGTCGCTTTAAATTTCCCGCATGGTTTCATCAGAATACTATCTTCGAGAACGTTGAAATTCACTCCTATTTCTTTCATTTTTTCAAAAAAGAAAGATAAGTGGTCAGGGCAGACATTTTTTATCGTTCCTGATCCTCCGGTGATGGCCATAGCGACCATAAAAGCGCCGACTTCAAGCGGATCAGAACAAATAGAGTGCTTTGCTCCTGACAATTCTTTAACGCCTTCAATTTCAATGGTATGGGTTCCGACTCCTTTGATGTCAGCTCCCATATTGATCAGCATTTTTCCCAGATCCTGGACCTGCGGTTCAGCGGCGGCAATCTCAATTTTTGTTTTTCCCTTGACCAAAACAGCCATCATCATTAAGTTTTCCGTTGCCGTAACAGAAAATTCCTTAAGGACGATTCTTTTTCCGGTCATTTTTTGAGGAGCTTTAAATATGTAGAAGCCGTCTTTTTCTTGAATTTTTACTCCGAAATTTTTTAAAGCTTCCAAATGAGTGGTTATCGGCCTTAGTCCGATTTTATCTCCTCCCGGTTTAGGCACCCTTAATTCTTTAAATCTGGTTAAGAGGGGACCGATCATCAGAACCGAGACTCTCATCTTTTCAAACAATTCCGAAGATATTCTTTTCGGGTCAATATTTTTCGGATCTATTTTTATTTTATTCCTTCCCAGCCATTCAATTTTCGCCCCCATTTTTTCCATCATCTCTATTTGGTTTAGGACGTCTGAAACAAGAGGGACATTGTCAATAACGGATTCTTTTTCAGTCAAAAGAGAGGCAGCTAAAATCGCTCCGGCCGCATTTTTGTAGCCGGAAACAGTAACTGTTCCCGAAAGAGGAACTCCACCCCTTATGATAAAATTTTCAGCCATATTTTTAATTATTTTTTTTGCTTCTTTCCTTCTTTCCTTTTTCAGTGTATAATAAAAAAATGAATATGTCAAAGAAAAAAAACATCGTCGTTATCGGCGGGGGAACAGGGACATTTACCGTGCTCTCCGGCCTCAAGAAATATCCCTTGGATATTTCAGCTATTGTTTCTATGGCTGACAGCGGAGGCTCTAACAAGGTGATTAGAGATGAGTTAGGATTGCTTCCGACGAGCGACATAAGGCAATGCTTCGTTGCCTTAGCCAAAGAAAGCAATCAAACAGAGCAGCTTTTAAGGGATCTTTTTATGTACCGTTTTGATAAAGGCAATGGGCTGAAGGGAATGACTTTCGGCAATCTATTTCTGGTCGCTCTGTCTGATATTCTCGGTTCTCAAAACGAAGCCATTGAAAAGACCAGTCAAGTTTTGAAAATAAAAGGCAGGGTTTTGCCGGTTACTTTAAGCAACTCTAATCTTGCGGCTGTTTATGAAGACGGCAGCAAGGTGGTTGGAGAGCATTTTATAGACGAACCGGAACATGACGGAAAAGTAAAAATTGAGAAGCTTTTTTTGGAGCCGATTTCAAAAGCTAATCCAAAAGCCATATCAGCTATTATGGAGGCAGATATAATTGTCATCGGTCCCGGCGATTTATATACCAGCTTGATAGTTAATCTGCTTGTTAAGGGTATTGTTCCGGCTTTGCAAAAAACAAAAGGGAAAATAGTTTATGTTATGAATTTGATGACTAAATACGGCCAGACAGCCGGTTTTACAGCCAAAGACCATATTTCTGATTTGGAAAAATATTTAGGGAAAAATCAGCTTGACTATGTTTTGGTTAATTCAGGGAAAATTCCCGGAAAAATCGCTACAAAATACGGGAAAGAAGAAAATAGCATCGCTGTCGAAGATGATTTAGGGGAAGAGTCTTTTAAAATAGTAAGAGGAGATTTTCTCAACAAGAAAGAAGTTAAAAAAAGTTCCGCCGACTCTTTGAAGAGAAGCCTTATCCGCCACGATTCAGACAAACTGGCCAAAGCGATAAAGAAATTAGTTAAAATTTAATTCAGCGATTCTAAATTAACGCATAACTCATCCTCCCAAATCATTTCCGGGTAGCTTTTAAGCATTTCTCTGACGTATTTTTTTCGTTCCTCGTAAATTTTTTCTGTCTTGGCTTCAAATTTTACAGTCAAATAGGGGCCATTTTGCGAATAGCGGAAAATTATCATTCCGTCGTCAAAGTCCGCCCGCACGCCATCATCTCCGGGGATGATTTTATCATCAATAATCTTGGCGTTCGGGAAATCTTTTTTGAATATAACGGATAAATTTCTGACGACTTCTATTTTTTTGTCATCCGGACATCCCATTTTTATCTCCGGAGAGGAAATAAATTTAGGGAAACTTTCATAAAGCCTGCTCAAAGAAAGATTTTTCTCTGATAGATATTCAAGTATTCTTAAAGCCGCATAAGATCCGTCATCGTGACCGTAGGCATTGTCGGCAAAAAAGAAATGTCCGGAAAGCTCTCCGCCAAAAGCGGCATTTTCTAAGGCGATTTTTGATTTGATAAAGGAATGGCCTGTTCGCCAAACAATCGGGATGCCATTGTTTTCTTTTATGACTTCAGGGACGACTTGAGAGCACAGGGTATTGTAAATTATTTTTGAGCCGGGGAATCTTTCCAGTATTTCTTTGGCGAAAATAGCCACCAGCACATCGTTCCACAGGATACGACCCTTTTCATCAACGGTTCCTATTCTGTCTCCATCACCGTCGAAAGCTAAGCCTATGTCAGCTTTTTCTTCCAGCACTACTTTTCCGACTCTGTCCATGACGTTTTTTGACGTTGGGTCAGGTGTGCCGATTGGAAAACTCCCATCTACTTTCAGATTTTTTCCGATAACTTCGCATCCGGCTCGTTTTAAAATCTCCGGAATATAAATCCCTGTTGTTCCGCATCCGGAATCAACTACGACTCTGAATTTTTTCTTTAGACAGACTCTTTTTAGGATATCTTTATAATAATCTTCAGTGACATCCGCTTTTTTAATGGTTCCGATTTTTTCAGATTTAAAGTAGGATTCTTTTTCAACTATTTCTTTTATTTCCCGCACTTCTTCCGGGCCGGTAGTGAGGGAATAGCCGATGCCCATCTTAAAGCCGTTGTAATTGGCCGGATTATGGGAAGCGGTTATCATTACTCCGCCATTGGCTTGGAATCTATATTGAGCAAAATACATCATCTGCGTCATAACCATGCCGATATCAATGATATCAATTCCCATATCTATCATGCCTTTCATCAAAGCTTTCTGATAAGAAGGACCGCTCAATCGGCAATCTCGGCCGACAACAGCCTGCCGAATTTTTCTTCGGCGCAGGAATGCGCCATAAGCTTTGCCGATGGCTTCAACTTTTTCCGCATCAAGGTCTTTGTCAACTACGCCCCGAATATCGTAATTTCTAAAAACAAAAGGATTTATTTTAACCATATTTTCTCTTTTATTGTTTATTTAAGCTTTTCCATATAATAACATTTCAGTTGAGACTCATCAATTTTTTTGCTAAGATACGTTTATTATGCAAGCAGTTATATTGGCGGCAGGGGAATCATCTCGTTTTTGGCCGTTGAACACTCGGCACAAATCTCTATTAAAAATAATGGGCAAGCCTTTGGTTTGGTACACGATTAAAGGATTGGAGAAATCAGGATTTAAAGACATTGTTATCGTCCAAGATTTGAGAAGAGATATGGAGGAAGAGTTGAAAGAATACTCTTTCAAGGTGGAGATTAAATATTCAACCATAAAAGGTGGTAAAGGAATGGGAGACACGCTCTGGCAAGCAAGGAGCTTGCTGGGAGAAAACTTTTTGGTGGTTAACGCAGAAAGAGTAGATGCAGATGAAATAATGTCAAATGTCAAAGTCCAAATATCAAATCAAATCCAAAATCTAAAATCCAAAACCGTGCTGTTTGGGCAGAAGACAAAAACGCCGGAGCTTTTTGGAATTTTCAGATTTGAGAACGGCAAGGCGATAGAGATTGTTGAAAAGCCGAAAAAAGGACAAGAGCCGTCAGATATTAAGGCAGTCGGAGTCTATCTTTTGGAGAAAAGTTTTTTTGATGTTTATGAAAATGTGGAGAAAGGGATGTATGATTTTGAAAGCGCTTTGTCGGTTTTTATGAAAAAAAATAGCGTAGACGTAGAAATATTAAAGAAGGATGAGGAGGATACTCCTTCATTGAAATACCCTTGGCACCTGTTCGCTTTTGAAAGATATATCTTTGGCGAGTTTTTAAAGAAAAAAATATCTAAAACAGCCAAGATCGCCAAGAACGTTGTTATTAAGGGAGATGTTTTTATCGCTGAAAATGTCAAAATTTTTGAGGGGGCGGTTATAAATGGTCCGTGCTATATCGGCGATAATTGTATTATCGGAAATAATTCCTTAATTCGAGAGTACGTTAATTTGGAGAATGATTGCATGGTCGGAGCTAATGTAGAGATAGCCCGTTCTGTTTTTCAGGAAAATGTTCATATTCATTCCGGTTATTTTGGCGATTCTATTTTTGCTAAAGGCTGTCGGGTTGGAGCGGGAACTGTTACTGCCAATACTCGGCTTGATAGGAAAGAAATAATAGCGAAATTAAATATCAAAGGTCAAATATCAAATATCAAAACAGAGCTTAATTCTTTGGGAATTATCGTTGGGGAGAATACCAAAATTGGGATAAATGCGAGCTTGATGCCGGGGAAATCGATCGGTTCGGACTGCCTAATTGGCCCGGCTTCAATCGTCTCCGAAAACGTTGGCAATGGAAAATCTTTTCCGGACTTGACAAGGAGGGGATAATTTGCTAAGCTTTAATTAGTGAGCGCGATTCCAATACATTAAGTCGGCAGAAGGCCTCCCTCGAGTGAGGCTTTTTGCTTTCTTAAAATATCATA
The Candidatus Nealsonbacteria bacterium CG07_land_8_20_14_0_80_39_13 genome window above contains:
- the murA gene encoding UDP-N-acetylglucosamine 1-carboxyvinyltransferase produces the protein MTYSFFYYTLKKERRKEAKKIIKNMAENFIIRGGVPLSGTVTVSGYKNAAGAILAASLLTEKESVIDNVPLVSDVLNQIEMMEKMGAKIEWLGRNKIKIDPKNIDPKRISSELFEKMRVSVLMIGPLLTRFKELRVPKPGGDKIGLRPITTHLEALKNFGVKIQEKDGFYIFKAPQKMTGKRIVLKEFSVTATENLMMMAVLVKGKTKIEIAAAEPQVQDLGKMLINMGADIKGVGTHTIEIEGVKELSGAKHSICSDPLEVGAFMVAMAITGGSGTIKNVCPDHLSFFFEKMKEIGVNFNVLEDSILMKPCGKFKATKIQALPYPGFPTDLQPHISVLLTQAEGKSLIHEPLYENRFLYMQELRKMGADIEVTDPHRALIFGKRTLLGGNKMISSDIRAGAALVLAALTSKGESIVSGVSQINRGHEDLVKKLRHLGANIREV
- a CDS encoding phosphomannomutase — protein: MVKINPFVFRNYDIRGVVDKDLDAEKVEAIGKAYGAFLRRRKIRQAVVGRDCRLSGPSYQKALMKGMIDMGIDIIDIGMVMTQMMYFAQYRFQANGGVMITASHNPANYNGFKMGIGYSLTTGPEEVREIKEIVEKESYFKSEKIGTIKKADVTEDYYKDILKRVCLKKKFRVVVDSGCGTTGIYIPEILKRAGCEVIGKNLKVDGSFPIGTPDPTSKNVMDRVGKVVLEEKADIGLAFDGDGDRIGTVDEKGRILWNDVLVAIFAKEILERFPGSKIIYNTLCSQVVPEVIKENNGIPIVWRTGHSFIKSKIALENAAFGGELSGHFFFADNAYGHDDGSYAALRILEYLSEKNLSLSRLYESFPKFISSPEIKMGCPDDKKIEVVRNLSVIFKKDFPNAKIIDDKIIPGDDGVRADFDDGMIIFRYSQNGPYLTVKFEAKTEKIYEERKKYVREMLKSYPEMIWEDELCVNLESLN